One region of Pseudomonas alvandae genomic DNA includes:
- a CDS encoding sugar ABC transporter substrate-binding protein: MKLPFAGRLLAVAMLAAASAALPFSSALAQTTEKPKVALVMKSLANEFFLTMEDGAKAYQKEHSADFDLISNGIKDETDTANQIRIVEQMIVSKVDALIIAPADSKAMVPVIKKAVDAGITVINIDNQLDPAVVKSKNINVPFVGPDNRKGARLVGEYLAKQLKAGDEVGIIEGVSTTTNAQARTAGFKDAMEAAQVKVVSLQSGDWEINKGNQVASSMLSEYPNIKALLAGNDSMAVGAVSAVRAAGKAGKVQVVGYDNINAIKPMLKDGRVLATADQFAAKQAVFGIETALKILKGEKVDSGANGVIETPVELVTKP, translated from the coding sequence ATGAAGCTGCCATTCGCTGGACGCCTTCTCGCCGTCGCCATGCTCGCGGCCGCATCCGCAGCGCTGCCTTTCTCCTCGGCGCTCGCCCAGACCACGGAAAAACCCAAGGTCGCGCTCGTCATGAAGTCCCTCGCCAATGAATTCTTCCTGACCATGGAAGATGGCGCCAAGGCGTATCAAAAGGAACACTCCGCCGATTTCGACCTGATCTCCAACGGGATCAAGGATGAAACCGACACCGCCAATCAGATTCGCATCGTCGAACAGATGATCGTGTCCAAAGTCGATGCGCTGATTATCGCGCCGGCCGATTCCAAGGCCATGGTGCCGGTGATCAAGAAAGCCGTCGACGCCGGTATCACCGTGATCAACATCGACAACCAGCTCGACCCGGCAGTGGTCAAGAGCAAGAACATCAACGTGCCGTTCGTAGGTCCGGACAACCGCAAGGGCGCTCGCCTGGTGGGGGAATACCTGGCCAAGCAGCTCAAGGCCGGTGACGAGGTCGGCATTATCGAAGGCGTGTCGACCACCACCAATGCCCAGGCACGCACCGCGGGCTTCAAGGATGCGATGGAGGCGGCGCAGGTCAAGGTCGTTTCACTGCAATCGGGCGATTGGGAAATCAACAAGGGCAACCAGGTTGCCTCGTCGATGCTCAGCGAATACCCGAACATCAAGGCGTTGCTGGCTGGTAACGACAGCATGGCGGTAGGCGCGGTCTCGGCCGTGCGCGCTGCTGGCAAGGCGGGCAAGGTGCAAGTGGTCGGCTACGACAACATCAACGCGATCAAGCCGATGCTCAAGGACGGTCGTGTCCTGGCGACTGCTGATCAGTTCGCTGCCAAGCAGGCTGTGTTCGGTATCGAGACCGCGCTGAAGATCCTCAAGGGTGAAAAAGTCGACAGCGGCGCCAACGGCGTTATCGAAACTCCGGTCGAGCTGGTGACCAAGCCGTAA
- a CDS encoding nucleoside hydrolase, whose protein sequence is MHRYAQKVHQLLRSLLLLSLITTASAQAAEKIDLIIDTDPGADDVVALLFALASPEELHIRALTTVAGNVRLDKTSRNARLAREWAGREEVPVYAGAPKPMMRTPIYAENIHGKEGLSGVTVHEPKKGLAQGNAVNYLIDTLKAAKPHSITIAMLGPQTNLALALIQEPDIVQGIKEVVIMGGAHFNGGNITPVAEFNLYADPQAAEVVAKSGVKLTYLPLDVTHKILTSEARLKQIAALNNNASKLVGDILNEYVKGDMEHYGMTGGPVHDATVIAYLLKPQLFSGRSVNVVVDSREGPTFGQTIVDWYDGLKAPKNAFWVENGDAQGFFDLLTERLARLK, encoded by the coding sequence ATGCACCGCTATGCTCAGAAAGTCCATCAACTGCTGCGGAGTCTGCTGCTTTTGTCCCTGATCACCACCGCAAGCGCCCAGGCGGCAGAAAAAATCGACCTGATCATCGACACCGACCCGGGCGCCGATGATGTGGTTGCGCTGTTGTTCGCCCTGGCGTCGCCCGAAGAACTGCATATCCGCGCATTGACCACCGTCGCAGGCAACGTGCGCCTGGACAAGACTTCTCGCAATGCGCGCCTGGCCCGGGAGTGGGCAGGGCGCGAAGAGGTCCCGGTCTATGCCGGTGCGCCAAAGCCGATGATGCGTACGCCGATCTACGCGGAAAACATCCATGGCAAGGAAGGCCTGTCGGGTGTAACCGTGCATGAGCCGAAGAAAGGCTTGGCCCAGGGCAATGCAGTCAACTACCTGATCGACACCCTCAAGGCCGCCAAGCCGCACAGCATCACCATCGCCATGCTTGGGCCGCAAACCAACCTCGCGCTTGCGCTGATCCAGGAACCGGACATCGTCCAGGGCATCAAGGAAGTGGTCATCATGGGCGGCGCGCATTTCAACGGCGGCAATATCACGCCGGTGGCCGAGTTCAATCTGTACGCCGATCCCCAGGCGGCCGAAGTGGTTGCCAAAAGTGGCGTGAAGCTGACCTATCTGCCGTTGGACGTGACCCACAAGATCCTCACCAGCGAGGCACGCCTGAAGCAGATTGCGGCACTCAACAACAACGCCAGCAAGTTGGTCGGCGATATCCTCAACGAATACGTCAAGGGCGACATGGAGCACTACGGCATGACGGGTGGGCCGGTACACGACGCGACGGTGATTGCCTATCTGCTCAAGCCGCAACTGTTTAGCGGTCGTTCGGTCAATGTCGTCGTGGACAGTCGCGAGGGCCCGACGTTCGGGCAGACCATCGTCGACTGGTACGACGGCCTGAAAGCACCGAAGAACGCGTTCTGGGTGGAAAACGGCGATGCCCAGGGCTTCTTTGACTTGCTGACCGAGCGACTGGCGCGCCTGAAGTAA
- the csrA gene encoding carbon storage regulator CsrA, whose translation MLILTRKVGESINIGDDITITILGVSGQQVRIGINAPKNVAVHREEIYQRIQAGLTAPDKPQTP comes from the coding sequence ATGCTGATACTCACCCGCAAAGTCGGTGAAAGCATAAATATTGGTGACGACATCACGATCACCATTCTGGGCGTAAGCGGCCAACAAGTCAGGATCGGCATCAACGCCCCGAAAAACGTTGCGGTGCATCGTGAAGAGATTTATCAGCGTATCCAGGCCGGCCTTACCGCCCCGGACAAGCCTCAAACGCCCTGA
- a CDS encoding DUF1654 domain-containing protein, whose protein sequence is MPTNKYCMHVQLNKDNPVATPSAATTPLDSYSRLGLRVSKIINSPSAQKAKAALIFRLPDEPVDEWERLLEEIDENDNVTLAYRDDGGVQVFWVVPKED, encoded by the coding sequence ATGCCTACAAATAAATACTGTATGCACGTACAGCTTAATAAGGATAATCCTGTGGCCACGCCCTCCGCTGCAACTACTCCCTTAGATTCCTATTCACGACTCGGTCTTCGGGTCTCGAAAATCATCAATTCCCCCTCCGCACAAAAAGCCAAGGCCGCACTGATCTTCCGCCTTCCTGATGAGCCGGTGGATGAATGGGAACGGCTGCTGGAGGAAATAGACGAGAACGACAACGTCACCCTCGCTTATCGCGACGATGGCGGCGTGCAGGTTTTCTGGGTTGTGCCGAAGGAAGATTGA
- a CDS encoding cold-shock protein, producing the protein MSNRQTGTVKWFNDEKGFGFITPQGGGDDLFVHFKAIESDGFKSLKEGQTVSFVAEKGQKGMQAAQVRPE; encoded by the coding sequence ATGTCTAATCGCCAAACCGGCACCGTTAAATGGTTCAACGATGAAAAAGGCTTCGGCTTCATCACTCCTCAAGGTGGCGGTGACGACCTGTTCGTACACTTCAAAGCTATCGAAAGCGACGGTTTCAAAAGCCTGAAAGAAGGCCAGACCGTTTCCTTCGTGGCTGAGAAAGGCCAAAAGGGTATGCAAGCTGCACAAGTTCGCCCAGAGTAA
- the rbsK gene encoding ribokinase encodes MPANVVVIGSLNMDLVTRAPRLPRGGETLIGESFSTIPGGKGANQAVAAARLGAQVSMVGCVGSDAYGQQLRGALLAEGIDCQAVSVVDGSSGVALIVVDDNSQNAIVIVAGANGELTPTVLERFDAVLQSADVIICQLEVPDATVGHALKRGRELGKTVILNPAPASRALPSEWYAYVDYLIPNESEAMVLSGLAVDSLETAEAAATQLIASGAGKVIVTLGAQGLVFANGSSFEHFPAPRVKAVDTTAAGDTFVGGFAAALASGKDEAEAIRFGQVAAALSVTRAGAQPSIPTLLEVQAFKS; translated from the coding sequence ATGCCAGCAAACGTAGTGGTAATAGGCAGCCTGAACATGGACCTGGTGACCCGTGCACCGCGTCTGCCTCGCGGTGGTGAAACCCTGATCGGAGAGTCGTTCTCTACCATTCCAGGTGGCAAGGGCGCCAACCAGGCGGTGGCCGCCGCGCGCCTGGGCGCGCAGGTGTCCATGGTCGGCTGCGTCGGCAGTGACGCCTACGGCCAGCAACTGCGCGGTGCGCTGTTGGCCGAGGGCATCGATTGCCAGGCGGTCAGCGTCGTGGACGGCTCCAGCGGTGTGGCGCTGATCGTGGTCGATGACAACAGCCAGAATGCGATCGTCATCGTCGCCGGGGCCAATGGCGAGCTGACGCCAACGGTTCTCGAGCGTTTCGACGCCGTGCTGCAAAGCGCCGATGTCATCATCTGCCAGCTCGAAGTGCCGGATGCCACTGTGGGGCATGCGCTCAAGCGCGGACGCGAACTCGGCAAGACCGTCATCCTCAACCCGGCGCCGGCCTCCCGTGCGCTGCCGTCCGAATGGTACGCCTACGTCGACTACCTGATCCCCAATGAAAGCGAAGCGATGGTCCTGAGTGGTCTGGCGGTGGACTCCCTGGAAACCGCCGAAGCTGCCGCGACGCAGTTGATCGCCAGCGGTGCCGGCAAAGTGATTGTGACGCTGGGCGCCCAAGGGCTGGTGTTCGCCAATGGCTCGAGCTTCGAGCACTTCCCCGCGCCACGGGTCAAGGCCGTGGACACCACGGCGGCCGGCGATACGTTTGTCGGTGGCTTCGCAGCCGCGCTGGCGAGCGGCAAGGACGAAGCCGAGGCGATTCGTTTTGGTCAGGTCGCCGCTGCGCTGTCGGTCACCCGCGCGGGCGCTCAGCCCTCCATCCCCACTTTGCTGGAAGTACAGGCGTTCAAATCATGA
- a CDS encoding sugar ABC transporter ATP-binding protein translates to MSVRDPNAVLCVSGIGKTYAQPVLSDINLTLMRGEVLALTGENGAGKSTLSKIIGGLVTPTTGQMQFQGQDYRPGSRAQAESLGVRMVMQELNLLPTLSVAENLFLDNLPSHGGWISRKQLRKAAVEAMAQVGLDAIDPDTLVGELGIGHQQMVEIARNLIGDCHVLILDEPTAMLTAREVEMLFEQITRLQARGVSIIYISHRLEELARVAQRIAVLRDGNLVCVEPMANYNSEQLVTLMVGRELGEHIDLGPRQIGAPALTVKGLSRSDKVRDVSFEVRSGEIFGISGLIGAGRTELLRLIFGADAADSGTVALGSPASVVSIRSPADAVAHGIALITEDRKGEGLLLTQSIAANIALGNMPEISSAGLVNGSAEVALAQRQIDAMRIRSSSPTQLVSELSGGNQQKVVIGRWLERDCSVLLFDEPTRGIDVGAKFDIYALLGELTRQGKALVVVSSDLRELMLICDRIGVLSAGRLIDTFERDSWTQDDLLAAAFAGYQKRDALLNEAAPRDLS, encoded by the coding sequence ATGTCCGTTCGCGACCCGAACGCTGTCCTGTGCGTCAGCGGTATCGGCAAGACCTATGCCCAGCCGGTACTGAGCGATATCAACCTGACGTTGATGCGCGGTGAAGTGCTGGCGCTGACCGGCGAAAATGGTGCCGGCAAAAGTACCTTGTCCAAGATTATCGGTGGCCTGGTCACGCCAACGACCGGGCAGATGCAATTCCAGGGTCAGGATTACCGCCCCGGCAGCCGGGCCCAGGCGGAATCGCTGGGTGTACGCATGGTCATGCAGGAACTCAACCTGCTGCCGACGCTGTCCGTGGCCGAGAACCTGTTCCTCGACAACCTGCCTAGCCACGGTGGCTGGATCAGCCGCAAGCAACTGCGCAAGGCGGCGGTCGAGGCCATGGCCCAGGTGGGGCTCGACGCAATTGATCCCGACACGCTGGTCGGTGAGCTGGGCATCGGCCACCAGCAGATGGTCGAGATCGCCCGCAACCTGATCGGCGATTGCCATGTGCTGATTCTCGATGAGCCGACCGCGATGCTGACGGCCCGCGAAGTCGAAATGCTTTTTGAGCAGATCACACGCTTGCAGGCGCGCGGCGTGTCGATCATCTACATCTCCCATCGCCTCGAAGAGTTGGCGCGGGTCGCCCAGCGCATTGCGGTGCTACGCGACGGCAACCTGGTCTGCGTCGAGCCGATGGCGAACTACAACAGCGAACAATTGGTGACGCTGATGGTCGGCCGTGAGTTGGGCGAGCACATCGACCTGGGCCCCCGGCAAATCGGTGCTCCTGCACTGACCGTCAAGGGGCTGAGCCGGTCCGACAAGGTCCGCGACGTATCCTTTGAAGTGCGCAGTGGTGAAATCTTTGGCATCTCCGGCCTGATCGGGGCAGGGCGCACCGAGTTGTTGCGGCTGATCTTCGGCGCCGATGCGGCCGACAGCGGCACCGTGGCGCTGGGCTCGCCGGCCAGTGTCGTCAGCATCCGGTCGCCGGCCGATGCGGTGGCCCATGGCATCGCCTTGATCACTGAGGATCGCAAGGGCGAAGGCCTGCTGCTGACGCAATCCATCGCGGCGAATATCGCCCTGGGGAACATGCCGGAGATTTCCAGCGCCGGCCTGGTCAATGGCAGCGCCGAGGTGGCGTTGGCGCAGCGGCAGATCGACGCGATGCGCATCCGCAGCTCGAGCCCGACGCAATTGGTGTCCGAACTGTCCGGCGGCAACCAGCAGAAAGTCGTGATCGGCCGCTGGCTCGAGCGCGATTGCTCGGTGCTGCTGTTCGACGAGCCGACCCGTGGCATCGACGTCGGCGCCAAATTCGACATCTATGCATTGCTCGGTGAGTTGACTCGCCAGGGCAAGGCGTTGGTCGTGGTCTCCAGTGACCTGCGGGAACTGATGCTGATTTGTGATCGCATCGGCGTGTTGTCCGCCGGGCGCCTGATCGATACCTTCGAGCGCGACAGCTGGACCCAGGATGACTTGCTTGCCGCCGCGTTCGCCGGCTACCAGAAACGTGATGCGCTGCTCAACGAAGCAGCGCCTAGGGATCTCTCATGA
- the rbsD gene encoding D-ribose pyranase, whose amino-acid sequence MKKTPLLNVAMSRLIASLGHGDKVVIGDAGLPVPPHVELIDLALTHGIPDFVSTLKVVLSEMQVESHVLAEEILDKQPSALATLEALHAEGALGSRELVSHEQFKLLSREARAIIRTGECSPYCNVVLVAGVTF is encoded by the coding sequence ATGAAAAAGACTCCGTTGCTGAACGTGGCCATGTCACGGTTGATTGCGTCCCTCGGCCATGGCGACAAAGTGGTCATTGGCGACGCCGGCCTGCCGGTCCCGCCACACGTCGAGCTGATCGACCTGGCGCTGACCCATGGTATTCCTGATTTCGTCAGTACTTTGAAGGTGGTGCTCAGCGAAATGCAGGTCGAGAGCCACGTACTGGCCGAGGAAATCCTTGATAAGCAACCGTCGGCCCTGGCCACGTTGGAGGCGTTGCATGCCGAAGGCGCGTTGGGCTCGCGGGAGCTGGTCAGTCACGAACAGTTCAAGCTGCTCAGCCGCGAGGCGAGGGCGATTATCCGCACGGGAGAGTGCTCTCCCTATTGCAACGTGGTGCTGGTCGCGGGCGTCACGTTCTGA
- a CDS encoding ABC transporter permease: MKTAPAAGKSTGNFYGLGTYLGLAGALLAMVALFSVLSSHFLSYDTFSTLANQIPDLMVLAVGMTFILIIGGIDLSVGSVLALAASTVSVAVLGWGWSVWPSALLGMAVAALAGTVTGSITVAWRIPSFIVSLGVLEMARGLAYQMTGSRTAYIGDSFAWLSNPIAFGISPSFIIALLVIFIAQAVLTRTVFGRYLIGIGTNEEAVRLAGINPKPYKILVFSLMGLLAGVAALFQISRLEAADPNAGSGLELQVIAAVVIGGTSLMGGRGSVISTFFGVLIISVLAAGLAQIGATEPTKRIITGAVIVVAVVLDTYRSQRASRRA, from the coding sequence ATGAAAACCGCACCTGCCGCTGGCAAATCCACTGGCAATTTCTATGGCCTCGGCACCTACCTGGGCCTGGCTGGCGCGTTGCTGGCCATGGTCGCGCTGTTCTCGGTCCTGAGCAGCCACTTCCTGTCCTATGACACCTTCAGCACCCTGGCCAACCAGATTCCGGACCTGATGGTATTGGCCGTCGGCATGACCTTTATCCTGATCATCGGTGGCATCGACCTATCGGTGGGATCGGTGTTGGCGCTCGCCGCCTCGACAGTCAGCGTCGCGGTGCTCGGCTGGGGCTGGAGCGTCTGGCCGTCGGCCTTGCTTGGCATGGCCGTGGCCGCGTTGGCGGGGACTGTAACCGGCTCGATTACCGTGGCCTGGCGTATCCCATCGTTCATCGTCTCGCTGGGCGTGCTGGAAATGGCCCGGGGCCTGGCGTACCAGATGACCGGTTCGCGGACCGCCTACATCGGCGATTCGTTCGCCTGGCTGTCCAACCCGATCGCCTTCGGCATTTCACCTTCGTTCATCATTGCCTTGCTGGTGATCTTCATCGCCCAGGCGGTGCTGACCCGCACCGTGTTCGGCCGCTACCTGATCGGCATCGGCACCAACGAGGAAGCCGTGCGCCTGGCGGGGATCAACCCAAAACCCTACAAGATCCTGGTGTTCAGCCTGATGGGGTTGCTGGCTGGCGTTGCGGCGCTGTTCCAGATTTCGCGCCTGGAAGCGGCGGATCCGAACGCGGGTTCGGGGCTTGAGTTGCAGGTCATTGCGGCCGTGGTGATCGGCGGCACCAGCCTGATGGGCGGGCGTGGCTCGGTGATCAGTACCTTCTTCGGCGTGCTGATCATTTCGGTGCTGGCGGCGGGCCTGGCCCAGATCGGCGCCACCGAACCGACCAAGCGCATCATTACCGGCGCGGTGATCGTGGTGGCGGTGGTGCTCGACACGTACCGCAGCCAGCGCGCCAGCCGGCGGGCTTGA
- a CDS encoding LacI family DNA-binding transcriptional regulator: MATIKDVAALAGISYTTVSHVVNKTRPVSDEVRRKVEAAIERLDYVPSAVARSLKAKTTATIGLLVPNSLNPYFAELARGIEDYCERNGYCVILCNSDDNPDKQRSYLRVLLEKRIDGLIVASAGGDVGLAEGLANVRTPMVIVDRGLDGVDADLVRIDHEYGAYLATRHLLELGHRDIAFIGGPADTSVAQMRLAGYCRALKEAGIELPVERMLESDFTSTGGYRAAAQLLEQQPPSAIFAANDMIGIGALRAAAERNVRVPSELSIIGFDDIQMSRYVYPALTTVGQSILQLGEMAAEVLLRRIATPGLVTDQRIVTPSIVLRESTAPLSGTFAQYR; this comes from the coding sequence ATGGCGACGATCAAGGATGTGGCGGCGCTTGCAGGCATTTCCTACACGACCGTGTCCCACGTCGTGAACAAGACGCGGCCGGTCAGTGACGAGGTGCGACGCAAGGTCGAGGCGGCAATCGAGCGGTTGGACTACGTGCCCAGCGCGGTGGCGCGCTCGCTCAAGGCCAAGACCACGGCAACCATCGGCCTGCTGGTGCCCAATAGTCTCAACCCGTACTTCGCCGAACTGGCTCGGGGGATCGAGGATTACTGCGAGCGCAATGGTTATTGCGTGATCCTCTGCAACTCCGATGACAACCCGGACAAGCAGCGCAGTTATCTGCGGGTGTTGCTGGAAAAACGCATCGACGGGCTGATCGTGGCCTCGGCCGGGGGCGATGTCGGCTTGGCCGAAGGGCTGGCCAACGTGCGCACGCCCATGGTGATCGTTGACCGTGGGCTTGACGGCGTGGACGCGGACCTGGTGCGCATCGACCACGAGTACGGCGCGTACCTCGCGACTCGGCACCTGCTGGAGCTGGGCCATCGTGACATCGCTTTTATTGGTGGGCCGGCGGACACCAGCGTGGCGCAAATGCGCCTGGCGGGCTATTGCCGTGCGCTGAAAGAGGCGGGGATCGAGCTGCCTGTGGAGCGCATGCTTGAAAGTGATTTCACCAGTACCGGCGGCTATCGGGCCGCGGCACAACTGCTTGAGCAGCAACCGCCCAGCGCGATTTTCGCCGCCAACGACATGATCGGTATCGGTGCGCTGCGCGCCGCCGCCGAACGCAATGTGCGCGTGCCCAGCGAGCTGTCGATCATCGGCTTCGATGACATCCAGATGAGCCGTTATGTCTACCCGGCGCTGACCACGGTGGGGCAGTCGATCCTGCAGCTTGGCGAAATGGCTGCAGAAGTTTTGCTGCGACGCATCGCTACGCCGGGGCTTGTCACTGACCAGCGGATCGTGACGCCGAGCATTGTCCTGCGAGAATCGACTGCACCGCTGTCCGGCACATTCGCCCAGTACCGCTGA
- a CDS encoding endonuclease: MIVRCLALSLVFVAMGAQAAAPRTFNEAKKVAWKLYAPQSTEFYCGCKYTGNRVNLAACGYVPRKNASRAARIEWEHIVPAWQIGHQRQCWQQGGRKNCTRYDPVYQRAEADLHNLVPSIGEVNGDRSNFSFGWLPVQKGQYGSCLTQVDFKAKKVMPRPSIRGMIARTYFYMSKQYGLRLSKQDRSLYEAWDKTYPVQAWERQRNQSVACVMGRGNEFVGPVDLKACG; the protein is encoded by the coding sequence ATGATTGTTCGCTGTTTAGCTTTATCGCTCGTCTTTGTTGCCATGGGCGCGCAAGCCGCTGCTCCCCGCACCTTCAACGAAGCCAAGAAAGTCGCCTGGAAACTCTACGCCCCGCAATCCACCGAGTTCTACTGCGGCTGCAAATACACCGGCAATCGGGTGAACCTGGCGGCCTGCGGTTACGTGCCACGCAAGAACGCCAGTCGCGCCGCACGCATCGAGTGGGAACATATTGTCCCGGCGTGGCAGATCGGCCATCAGCGTCAATGCTGGCAACAGGGCGGGCGCAAGAACTGCACGCGCTACGACCCGGTGTACCAACGGGCCGAGGCTGACCTTCACAACCTGGTGCCCAGCATTGGCGAGGTCAATGGCGATCGCAGCAACTTCAGTTTCGGCTGGTTGCCGGTGCAGAAGGGCCAATACGGTTCATGCCTGACCCAAGTGGACTTCAAGGCCAAGAAAGTCATGCCCCGCCCTTCCATCCGGGGAATGATCGCCAGGACGTATTTCTATATGAGCAAACAGTACGGCCTGCGCCTTTCGAAACAGGACCGGAGCCTGTACGAAGCCTGGGACAAGACCTATCCCGTGCAGGCCTGGGAGCGCCAGCGCAACCAGAGCGTTGCGTGCGTGATGGGGCGCGGAAACGAATTCGTCGGCCCGGTGGACCTGAAGGCCTGCGGCTGA
- a CDS encoding I78 family peptidase inhibitor, whose protein sequence is MPWKLASLSTLLAVALLSGCSSTSESTPEPAAAETGHDRCEAKSAEFAIGKKASPELLEQARTRAGAQIARILKPNDMVTLEYRSDRLNLNTDANLVINRVNCG, encoded by the coding sequence ATGCCTTGGAAGCTCGCGTCACTGAGTACTTTGCTGGCCGTTGCGCTGTTGAGCGGTTGCAGCAGCACCTCTGAATCGACCCCCGAACCTGCGGCGGCCGAGACCGGCCATGACCGCTGCGAAGCGAAGTCCGCCGAGTTCGCGATCGGCAAGAAGGCCTCGCCGGAGTTGTTGGAGCAGGCACGGACTCGTGCGGGTGCGCAGATTGCTCGTATTCTCAAGCCCAACGACATGGTGACCCTTGAGTACCGCTCCGATCGCCTGAACCTCAATACCGATGCCAACCTGGTGATCAATCGGGTGAACTGCGGCTGA
- a CDS encoding DUF2214 family protein gives MLAHWSLAAIHLLAFALGFWAVLTRGTALRRLASGADVVRNVLVADNVWGLSALVLLVTGGMRAFAGYEKGADYYLHQPLFHLKMTLFVAILLLEIAPMIALIKWRIALGKGGAIDPSRAGRYARISHLEALLLILMVIAATGMARGVSLG, from the coding sequence ATGCTCGCTCACTGGTCTCTCGCGGCCATCCATCTCCTGGCGTTCGCCCTCGGGTTCTGGGCGGTGCTGACCCGTGGCACGGCGTTGCGCCGCCTCGCAAGCGGCGCTGACGTGGTTCGCAATGTCCTGGTTGCGGACAACGTATGGGGACTGTCAGCGCTGGTGTTGCTGGTAACGGGTGGGATGCGCGCTTTTGCCGGGTACGAAAAAGGCGCTGACTATTACCTGCATCAGCCGCTGTTTCACCTGAAGATGACGCTGTTCGTGGCGATTCTGTTGCTTGAAATCGCGCCGATGATCGCCCTGATCAAATGGCGGATAGCCCTCGGCAAAGGGGGCGCGATCGATCCATCGAGGGCGGGGCGCTATGCACGGATCAGCCATTTGGAAGCGTTGCTGTTGATCCTGATGGTGATCGCCGCCACGGGGATGGCTCGCGGCGTGAGCTTGGGTTGA